The following coding sequences are from one Candidatus Zixiibacteriota bacterium window:
- a CDS encoding DUF4139 domain-containing protein, giving the protein MARLVGIICVGVLTAAAAGAEEVAVTVYNSNLGVVSEVRDLSFVTGTGEVAFRDVPDQIDPASVRFELVGSRQGISILEQNYAYDLVSVDKIYSRYVDYDIEVLDKQGNLIGGTLLAAGQGAITLRDASGRVKVVLLENVTQVNFPTLPEGLITRPTLFWRYAAETGGSFPARVSYQTYGLSWEAEYVGVLSADEKTLDLSGWASITNNTSKTFADATLTLVAGDISRAPQAKAAGMARMDMLATAEAGFEEKAFFEYHLYTLPRPSTVAGKEVKQISLFEPARTAAEKRFVYRPEQNAQQVEVALQVVNAEQAGLGMPLPEGRVRVFQADADGSLILLGEDRINHTPRDEKIDIRVGYAFDIVPEEKLMNQTRVSQQVEERAYELQLRNRKDEPVTVHVEKALPGDWQVIAADFRYERKDARTLTFDVPVPARDTTTLNYTVRVKW; this is encoded by the coding sequence ATGGCTCGTCTAGTCGGCATAATTTGTGTGGGCGTACTGACGGCGGCCGCAGCCGGCGCGGAAGAGGTCGCGGTCACGGTGTACAACAGCAACCTCGGCGTGGTGAGCGAAGTGCGCGACCTGTCGTTCGTCACGGGGACGGGGGAAGTGGCGTTTCGCGACGTCCCGGATCAGATCGATCCAGCTTCGGTGCGTTTCGAACTGGTGGGGTCGCGGCAGGGCATTTCCATTCTGGAACAAAACTACGCCTACGACCTGGTGAGTGTCGACAAGATCTACTCGCGCTACGTGGATTACGACATCGAAGTGCTCGACAAGCAGGGGAACCTGATCGGCGGGACGCTCCTGGCGGCGGGCCAGGGAGCGATCACGCTGCGGGACGCCTCCGGGCGGGTGAAAGTGGTTCTCCTGGAAAATGTCACGCAGGTGAATTTCCCGACACTCCCGGAGGGGCTGATCACGCGGCCGACGCTGTTCTGGCGGTATGCGGCGGAAACGGGGGGATCGTTTCCGGCGCGCGTGAGTTACCAGACCTACGGGCTGTCGTGGGAGGCGGAATATGTCGGGGTGCTGAGCGCCGACGAGAAGACGCTGGACCTCTCGGGCTGGGCCTCGATCACCAACAACACGAGCAAGACGTTCGCGGACGCGACGCTGACGCTGGTCGCGGGGGATATCAGCCGGGCGCCGCAGGCGAAAGCGGCCGGCATGGCGCGGATGGACATGCTGGCGACCGCGGAAGCGGGGTTCGAAGAAAAGGCCTTCTTTGAATATCACCTCTACACGCTGCCGCGCCCGTCGACGGTGGCCGGCAAGGAGGTCAAGCAGATTTCTCTGTTTGAGCCGGCGCGGACGGCGGCGGAGAAGCGGTTCGTGTACCGTCCCGAACAGAATGCGCAGCAGGTCGAGGTGGCGCTCCAGGTGGTCAATGCCGAGCAGGCGGGGCTGGGGATGCCGCTGCCGGAGGGACGGGTGCGGGTTTTCCAGGCGGATGCCGACGGTTCCCTGATTTTGCTCGGGGAGGACCGGATCAACCACACGCCGCGCGACGAGAAGATCGACATCCGCGTCGGGTACGCCTTCGACATCGTGCCCGAGGAGAAGCTCATGAACCAGACGCGCGTGTCGCAGCAGGTGGAAGAGCGCGCCTACGAGCTCCAGCTGCGCAACCGGAAAGATGAGCCGGTGACCGTGCACGTGGAGAAGGCGCTTCCCGGCGACTGGCAGGTGATCGCCGCCGATTTCCGGTACGAGAGGAAGGATGCGCGGACGTTGACGTTTGACGTCCCGGTTCCGGCCCGCGACACGACGACGCTGAATTACACAGTGCGGGTGAAGTGGTGA
- a CDS encoding tetratricopeptide repeat protein translates to MKRTAVIVIVMLAAAALLAGSSLGGGKPLKAMISGAKIAIIEGRPDEALLLLDTVAISFGAVPEAYQWTFRVYADKMEGAAGLDAKRPHLVKMLAYIDSLHLTCEGKIPVQDKKYLKDCAKYIQLADSTKVKYFRFFYNLGHGQVKTLEQLAGSLEGETDSTRLAYIRDQINTNIDSVIANMSMAILIDSSDYSPYVAIGDSYDRAGNYEKAIEWMTRGYERAKNPLLLSQQLAYYHVRQDDYCGAIPYFQEYLKAYPDSLNTMNYLAACYNNCGLAPEKRIYVDSAMTIYRVILERAPENPNVWAAGGRYFLIKAQDMSDSASAARTRQDAAAAAQFDLLRRAMFDSSRTYFRTAWEQAPADVAIAEQFAFTSALLEDCPAAVKGFEVVAEAKPDNAENWISLGDCYLRMADFPNAVRAYEKVAALQPGKLKIWENLGALYKETGQADKAAEAAKKVQELSAAGQG, encoded by the coding sequence TTGAAAAGAACAGCTGTGATAGTCATAGTGATGCTCGCGGCCGCGGCCCTGCTGGCGGGCAGCTCTTTGGGCGGGGGCAAACCGCTGAAAGCGATGATCAGCGGCGCCAAGATCGCGATCATCGAGGGCCGGCCGGATGAAGCGCTGCTCCTGCTCGACACGGTGGCAATCAGTTTCGGGGCGGTGCCGGAGGCCTACCAGTGGACGTTCCGGGTGTACGCCGACAAGATGGAGGGCGCGGCGGGACTGGACGCCAAGCGGCCCCACCTGGTGAAGATGCTGGCGTACATCGACTCACTGCACCTGACCTGCGAGGGGAAGATTCCGGTGCAGGACAAGAAGTATCTGAAAGACTGCGCGAAGTACATCCAGCTGGCCGACTCCACCAAGGTCAAGTACTTCCGGTTCTTCTATAATCTTGGTCACGGTCAGGTGAAGACGCTCGAACAGCTGGCCGGCAGCCTCGAGGGGGAAACCGACTCGACGCGTCTGGCCTACATCCGCGACCAGATCAACACCAACATCGACTCCGTGATCGCCAACATGAGCATGGCGATCCTGATCGACTCGAGCGACTACAGCCCGTATGTGGCGATCGGCGACTCCTACGACCGGGCGGGCAACTACGAGAAAGCGATCGAGTGGATGACGCGCGGTTACGAGCGGGCGAAGAACCCGCTGCTGCTCTCGCAACAGCTGGCGTACTACCATGTGCGTCAGGATGACTACTGCGGGGCGATCCCGTATTTCCAGGAGTACCTGAAGGCGTATCCCGATTCGCTGAACACGATGAACTACCTCGCCGCCTGCTACAACAACTGCGGCCTGGCGCCGGAGAAGCGGATCTATGTCGACTCGGCCATGACGATCTACCGGGTGATCCTCGAGCGGGCGCCGGAGAACCCGAACGTGTGGGCGGCCGGCGGCCGGTACTTCCTCATCAAGGCGCAGGACATGTCCGACTCGGCCTCGGCGGCGCGCACCCGGCAGGATGCGGCCGCGGCCGCGCAGTTCGATCTCCTGCGGCGCGCCATGTTCGATTCCTCGCGGACCTATTTCCGGACAGCCTGGGAGCAGGCGCCCGCGGACGTGGCGATCGCCGAGCAGTTTGCCTTCACCTCGGCCCTGCTGGAGGACTGCCCCGCGGCGGTGAAGGGATTCGAGGTGGTCGCGGAGGCCAAACCGGACAACGCGGAGAACTGGATCTCGCTGGGCGACTGCTATCTGCGGATGGCGGACTTCCCGAACGCCGTGCGGGCGTACGAGAAAGTCGCCGCGCTCCAGCCCGGCAAACTCAAGATATGGGAGAACCTGGGCGCCCTCTACAAGGAGACCGGCCAGGCGGACAAAGCGGCCGAGGCGGCCAAGAAAGTCCAGGAGTTGTCGGCGGCCGGGCAGGGATGA